Genomic segment of Arachis stenosperma cultivar V10309 chromosome 4, arast.V10309.gnm1.PFL2, whole genome shotgun sequence:
AAATGAATGAATTTGAATCAGCATGGGCATTCATGGTTCAACGTTTTGGAGTTGGTGATCACGAATGGCTTCGTTCTCTATATGAAGATCGGAATTGTTGGGCACCGGTATATGTGAAGGATACATTTTTTGCCGGAATGTCTGCAACACGACCTGGTGAAAGCTTTACTCCATTTTTTGATAGATTTGTGCACAAACAGACTCCTTTAAAGGAGTTTCTTGATAAGTATGAACTAGCTCTCCACAAGAAGCACAAGGAAGAGGCTCTTGCAGACATAGAATCAAGAAGCTCAACCCCCTTGCTGAAAACTAGATGTTCTTTTGAATTGCAGCTCTCTAGAATGTACACTAGGCAAATGTTCTTGAAGTTCCAATTTGAGGTGGAAGAAATGTACTCTTGTTTCGGAACAACACAGTTACACGTGGATGGTCCGGTCATAATTTTCTTGGTCAAGGAGCGTGTCTTGTGTGAAGGAAATCGGCGCGAGATTAGGGACTTTGAAGTTCTGTACAGTAGGACAGCAGGCGAAGTTCGCTGCATCTGTAGTTGCTTTAATTTTTATGGATATTTATGCCGGCACGCATTGTGTGTGCTAAATTTCAATGGCGTGGAGGAGATACCTTCCAGATACATTCTTTCAAGGTGGAAGAAAGATTACAAGCGCCTTCATATTCCTGATCATAACACTGGTGTTCCTGATGATATTGACCATTCTCAATGGTCTAATCAGTTATTTAGAAGTGCCTTGCAAGTTGTTGAGGAAGGGACAGTTTCTGTGGACCAATACAATGTAGCTTTGCATGCTATTGAAGAATCACTAAATAAGGTTCATGATGTAGAATATAGGCAGATATAACTTCCTAGTTCCAACCCACCTTTTTCAATTAGAGTTATGTATGTTAACTTGTATATTTCTACCTGCTTAGAGTTGTTTAACTTTGATCTAGAGAGTTGTGTATAGCTAAGATTAAGATGATTTTTGGGTCAAACCCGATGTAACTTTCTCATGTAATTTTCTGCAACATCCTGAtcaatctaatttttattttattttattgtttttgggTAGATTtcagcattttttttctttacatgGTGACATATTGTATGGTTTTGTAAAGTGAATCAAATTCCTAAAATCATTAGACCTTAGTTCCCCCCCTGTTGCATGTCACAAGCATTCAAAGTTGCCAAGTATAAACCATCGATCATTTTGGTCCTTCAATAAAATGCACCAAATAtacagaaaatattttaaatattagatttcgatgtgtttttttttttaaaagtttggTTACTCACACAATAATGTCTTTATATCAAGCTATCATCTAAGATATTATTACATATtctattaaataatttaattaaatatatcaaaCGATTAAGTTGTTTCCGTATGACTTTAAAATTATGAGTTCAAAGTAAAAACAGAGTAAAAAGGAGTAATAATAAAGTTTGCTTCTTTTatgtagagagagagagagagagagagagaatcatGGCGCAACATGATGACCTCAGCGCGCCACCGCGGCCGCTGCCACCGTCTCCATCTCCCACTAAGACCGATCCGCGTGCAATTCACGGACGGGCTATAAAATCAGTTGCAACCGACAATGCGACATTCAACAATCTGGTAACGCTTTACTCGAAATTGGAGAGTTTGGCGTCCTACTCTGTCCGCGTGTTCAGCCAAATCCGGAGTCCCAACATTGTGTCATGGACCGCACTTGTCTCTGCCCACTCCAATACCCTCCTCGCCCTCCGTTACTTCGTTTCCATGCTTCGCCACCCAACACTCCCCAACAATCGCACCCTTGCCTCCCTCTTCCGCACCTCAGCTGCACTCTCTGCCCTCCCCTTTGCCCTTTCCCTCCACTCCCTCTCCCTCAAGCTCGCCCtttccagtgatccttttgccgGTTCTGCGCTACTCAGTTTTTACTTCAAGTGCCGTATGCCGCACCACGGACACAAGGTATTCGATGAAATACCTGATAGAGATAGTGTTTGTTATTCCGCTATGATCGTGGGTCTAGCTCAGAATTCCCGCTCTGTGGATGCGCTTCTGGTTTTGGCTGACATGAGGCATCATGGTTTTGCATCCACAGAGCATAGCGTTTCGGGGGGTCTGCGTGCTGCTGCTGAGCTGGCAGCATTGGAGCAGTGTAGAATGATACACGGGCATGCGGTTGTTGCTGGGTTTGATTCAAATGTGGTGGTGGGCAGTGCTCTGGTTGATGGTTATGGTAAAGCCGGCGTTGTTGAGAATGCAAGGCAGGTTTTTGAGGAAAATTTGGCTTGGATGAATTTAGTGGGTTGGAATGCTATGATGGCCGGTTATGCCCAGCAAGGAGATCATAAATCTACTTCCGAACTGTTTGATTCAATGGAATGCCAAGGACTGGTGCCGGATGAGTATAGTTTTCTGGCAATGTTGACAGCACTCTATAATGCTGGAATGTTTCTTGAGGCTGATCAGTGGTTGACAAGGATGAAAGTGGATTATGGTTTGCAGCCAACTCTGGTGCATTATACTTGCTTGGTAGGTGCAATGGCCCGTGCTGGGCACTTGGAACAGGCAGAGAGGGTAGCATTGACAATGCCATATGAGCCAGATGCTGCAGTTTGGCGAGCCTTGTTGTCAGCTTGTGCTTTTCATGGTGAAGCCGATAAGGCTTGGTCTATGGCCAGGAGGCTTTTGGAACTTGAACCGCTTGATGACTCGGCTTATGTTATTGTTGCCAATGTGTTGTCAGCTGCAGGAAGGTGGGATGATGTTGCAGAATTGAGGAAAATGTTGAGAGATCGGAGGGTGAAGAAACAAGGAGGGAGGAGTTGGATTGAAATTCAGGGAAAAGTACATGTTTTTGCAGCAGGGGACTGGAAGCATGAGAAATCCGCGGAAATTTATCGCAAGTTACAAGAGATCATGGGGGAGATTGAGAAATTGGGATATGTTCCAATTTGGGATGAGTTGTTGCACAATGTGGAGGAAGAAAGGAGAAAGGAGGCTCTTTGGCATCACAGCGAGAAGTTGGCAGTGGCATTTGGTGTGTTATGTGGGTCTGCACCACCAGGAAAGCCATTGAGAATTGTGAAGAATTTGAGGATTTGTAAGGATTGTCATGAAGCTTTTAAGTATATGACCAGAATTTTAGAGAGGGAAATTATTGTGAGGGATGTTAACAGATACCACAGATTTGTTGATGGTAATTGTACTTGTAGAGATATATGGTAGCACCTAAGATGAATACATACCCAAATTAATCTCCTAAAGATCACTTATTTTATAATAAGATTTgtcatttaaaagattttaagttAGTCATTTTAGTTTTTCCGTCACTTTCATTGCTAATAACGTCAAAATTTGTTGATATGACAAGTTATGTAACACCACAACACACATTTAGTAGTCTTAATTGACGGCTaagtttatgaaattaaatcaaatcaatcccaaattaAGGGATTCCAATGCCTCAAGTTCTCTCCTTAATTAGATTTTGATTTGACctaatttcataaatttatcAAGCTAATAGTCAATTAAGACTTTTATATGTTAGTTGTAGTATCACTTAATGTGTCACATTAATGAATTTTGGCGTCATAAAAAAATGACAGAAGGACTAATgcgattaatttaaaatctttaaagtacgaatttgattaaaataattttttagagacTAATTTAAAATACTAATGATGATTGACGAATTTGACTATTTACCCGCCACGAATGATAGTATGATAGATACAAAATAGATTTGTGTGAAGCTTCTTTGTACTAGAGAGTAGAGACAAAGCGATGCAATGTTGAACAAAGGTAAGTATTAACGCTCTCCAACTTAGGCTACCATGAATACATTTATACACAAATGAAATATAGAGAAAATGCTCCAGTTCTGCTTTAGCCTCAAATTAAAGGTTACGTTGCTGAGCCACAGAATACTCCCATTTTTTGAGACAAATATTCAATTCAACTCAAATATTCCGGACTTCTATAGCCAGCAGTGCCCGATATACATGCCTTGACTGATCTAATTAGCAAATATATATGTGTGACCAAGTTGAGTTGAATATTTGTCTCAAAAAATGGGAGTATTCTGTGACTCAGCAACGTAACCTTTAATTTGAGGCTAAAGCAGAACTGGAGCATTCTCTTTATATTTCATTTGTGTATAAATGTATTCATGGTAGCCTAAGTTGGAGTATTCTCTCAAAAAATGGGAGTATTCTGTGGTTGGTCTTTAATTTTGTATCTGGTTATGGATACTTCTTTGTTTTGTAGTTGCTGGTTTTGCTTTGATTTATAGCTGGTTTTGCTTTGATTTGTAGTTGCTGGCTCCTAATTATTGCTGGTTTTGCTGGCTTTGTTTGTTGCTGAATGTTGGTGGTAGAATTTAGATATGGTCATGttggtaatttttttatttttcaatgtgTTGTGGCTGGTCTTTAATTTCGTATCTGGTTATGGATACTTCTTTGTTTTGTAGTTGCTGGTTTTGCTTTGATTTGTAGTTGCTGACTCCTAATTATTGCTGGCTTTGTTTGTTGCTGAATGTTGGTGGCAGAATTTAGATATGGTCatgttgataatttttttatttttcaatgtgTTGTGGCTGGTCTTTAATTTCGTATCTGATTATGGATACTTCTTTATTTTGTAGTTGCTGGTTTTGCTTTGATTTGTAGTTGCTGGCTCCTAATTATTGTTGGTTTTGCTGGCTTTGTTTGTTGCTGAATGTTGGTGGCAGAATTTAAATATGGTcatgttaataattttttatttttcattgtgctggtctttaattttgttttaattaataaaatttttattaatttcagtTATGGATAATAGTATTAATCAAGAAGCAACCGCTGATAATAATGCATCTGTGAATAATAATTTGTCTGTCAATCTTCCTATTTCGAATGATGCTGCAAATACTAATCTTAATCCACCGAAGCAAATTTACAACAAGTTCTTGcaaattttgatgattgataatCATGATGTTGGGATATAATATTTAGATAtgtttttttactatttaatttttGAGTTTGTATTTTAATAAGATCATATAGATTTTGTTGATGATATTTTATATAGTGTTTTAAATTTCgaagatattttaatatttatactagactataattatattttagaatgtttatttataatttatttattattttattttaaaacgaTTTTTCTAATTAAACCACCGGTTAAGCCGGTTAGACCAATAAACTAATAAATCAATAACTAGATTATTAGATTAAATTGTGATacttataaatatataaataacattTGGGTAGATTAAGTACTGTTGTTAGAAcctttattttactgcattgCATATTTGCATTGTGATTCAGCCTCCAGGAGCAAAGTCGAAGAGAGGGGCAAAATTGTAATTAGGCGAAAGACGAAGCAAGCAGTTTTTAGTTTTTAGCATAACAAGAGACGAGAGAAAAGAGAGGGCATAACAGGTTGTTAGAAGAAGCATGTCCATCAACACCAACAACGACCTTAACGAGAATACGGTTAGGGTGTGTTCTCCTTCTACCAACGATAAAGCCTTCTCCCTCACCACggtaactaactaactaactactCTATCTTCCATTTCACTTtgcccttttctttttctcgtttattattattattagtcttaGAAGTAAAGGAAGGGTTTGTGCTCGTTTTGGGGGGAATTTCTTGTTAGCTACTTCCTACTTAGCTCAATTAACTGTCTTGTTTTCACTGttgaaaagtaaaagagaatGATGAGTGGATCCTCATTTTCGTTCCCATGGCTTCGGATTTCTGCTGGTAGCTTTGGAATCACATTTATTAGTGGATTATGGATCATTAAATAGATCATGCTTTTGTGTATGAAAAATTCTTGTGTGTTCACGGAGATTTTAGGGTTTCTGGATATCCAGCTAGGCTCTCTATGATGTTCTCAATTTGAATGGATACTAAAGTTTGGTATATCTTGTTTTGAATTTGACAGTTTATATAATTATGTCTGATTTTTCCAGATAGATGATGGATCTCCAAACAGTGATCAGCTGCTTGAGGTTGCGGATGAGCAAAACATTCTTGTGAATGGCTGCAGTCAGTTATTTGAGATTGATGGAAGTGAACATGAGAATGGGAGGGATGAAACAACAGTGGTTGATGGTTATGGTCAAGAATCTCAAGGGAAAGGCTACCCTCCGCCGGTTGTGGGTATGGAGTTTGATACTTATGATGATGCTTACAACTATTATAATAGCTATGCTAAGGAGATTGGATTTGCTATTCGGGTTAAGTCGTCATGGACCAGACGTAACAGCAAAGAGAAGCGCGGTGCTGTGTTGTGCTGCAACTGTGAGGGCTTCAAAACACTTAAGGAAGCAAATAGCCACAGGAAAGAAACAAGAACAGGTTGTCTGGCGATGATTAGGTTGCGATCAGTGGAATCTAACAGATGGAGGGTGGATGAAGTCAAGCTTGAGCACAACCATTCATTTGATCCTGAGAGAGCACAAAACTCGAAATCACATAAGAGGACAGACGGTGGGTCGAAAAGAAAACTCGAGCCAACTCTAGATGTTGAAGTACGAACAATCAAGCTATATCGAATGCCTGTTGGGGATGCATCGGGTTATGGAAGTCCAAATTCTAATGAAGGAGGAATTAGCACCACCCTTAATTTTTCTAGGCATTTGAAACTTAGGAAAGGTGATACAGAACTTGTTTCAAACTACTTCTGCAAATGTCAACTCATAAATCCCAATTTCTTCTATGTTATGGACTTGAATGATGATGGACAACTGCGGAACATTTTTTGGATTGATTCTAGATCTAGAGCTGCATATAATTATTTTGGTGATGTGGTTGCATTTGACTCTACATGTTTGTCAAACAATTATGAGATTCCACTTGTTTCATTTGTCGGTGTTAATCACCATGGGCAGTCTATTTTACTTGGTTGTGGTCTGCTTGCAGATGAGACATTTGAAACATATAATTGGTTTTTTAGGGCGTGGCTTACATGTATGTCCGGCCGTCCTCCTCAAACTGTTCTTACAAACCAGTGCAACAAGGCCATGCAAAGTGCAATAGCGGAGGTTTTCCCGAGAGCTCACCACAGAATTTGTCTATCACAAGTCATGCAGAGTATTCTCGGATGTTTGGTACAGTTTCAGGAATACGAGGCAATTCAGATGGCATTGTCTAGAGTGATATATGAAACTAAGACAATCGATGAGTTTGAAAGGGCTTGGGATGAACTTACCCAGCATTTTGGAataagaaatcatgaaaagattCAATCCTTGTATGGTGAACGTGAGCACTGGGCTCCTGCTTACACCAAGGACACTTTTTTTGCTGGAATTTCTGATCAAGAAAAAGGTGAGTCCGTGGTACCTTTTTTTAAGGGTCATGTGCATCAGCAAACTTCGTTGAAAGAATTTTTTGAGATTTATGAATTAGTTATGGAGCAAAAGAGAAAAACTGAAGCTATTGATGATCTCAAGTCGCGAGATTCTAGTCCTTCACTGAGAACAAGGTACTACTATGAGTTGCAACTGTCCAAATTGTACACAAATGCAATGTTCAGGAAGGTCCAGGAGGAGATCGTGCTGATGTCCTCTTGTTTCGGCATCACAGAAAGTCAAACAAATGGATCTACAGTGACATACATGGTTAAAGAACGCCAAGGCGAGGAACTTGTCCAAGATGCAGGGCATGTTGAAGTCACATATGATAAAACCGGAGCAGAAGTTCGCTGCAGTTGTTGTTGCTTTAACTTCAAAGGCTATTTGTGCAGACATGCCTTGTCTATCCTCGATTATAATGGCGTGGAGGAAATTCCTTGTCAATATGTTTTGCCGAGATGGAGGAAGGACTTTAAACGATTGTATGTACCTCACCTTAGCTCTGATAATGTTGATATCACCAACCCAGTTCAGTGTTTTGATCATTTGTACAAACGGGCGATGCAAGTTGTTGAAGAAGGGATGATATCCCAAGCTCATTATATGGTTTCTTGGCAGGCTTTTAAAGAGTCTTTGAATAAGATTCGCCTTGTATCAGATAAAATTGAGTAATTTAATCAAGAATAATACATATCAAATGTTGTGCATAATTTGTTATCCATTTCTTCAATTACACACACAGATGGTTCTTTAGTTGTGTTCAGGCAAAGTTTGCGAAAATTATGCGACTTTGTAGAATGTGTTTCCGGTAGCCTAGTCTGGCCAGACAGTTGTTGCATGTCAATTTCAGCAAAAGATAACAACAGCTGCTGCTCATGGATCTGTTAATTTGTCTGATTTTTGTATGCAGATagcatttttgtttttgataaagtGATACTTCTGAGCCAATATCAACCTCCTGCTAAAAGTGCATTTAGATTTTTCAAGTTTATTCCAACCCATTTATTTTCAGTTGCACTTTTTGCCTTTTTATCTACAAAAGTTTAAGCTTCTCTTTTACATCACTTAATCTCCCATCTAAGTTTTATAACTCCTTTAATTGAGTAGCAAACTAGCAACCCCAATGATTTCATGTCTTTCAACACCACTGTGGTCAACGATGTAAAAAACCTTGTCCACCCACAAAAAAAACTTGCAATATGCGATTTCTTCCTGCTATTACAGCAACAATGAGTGGATACGTATAGATTTGGACAATTCCTTGAAATTGTAAGGTTAAGTTGAGATATGAGAAAACATTTCTCACACTACTACCCCCGTAAAATTACTGTTGTCCTTGAAATTTTGTAATTCCtacaaattaaataatgaaaaaaaatcaaaatgaacTTTCAACTTTGTTAAAAGAATATAACATTATTTAAAACCCTTTTATGATCTTCGGAGGTTATAAACGTCTCTGATATTATTATCTATCAAAGGAAATCTTTGTTATATATAGGAATATGCTAATATTTTTTGAGGAATTAATAATATATTCAGCGAAATGTTTCAAAAAATAATGGAGTAATTTGtttaaaagaaagaataaaatatttagtaCTATTCGAATTCCGCCTTGTGGATAACTCATTAGGCagcaataaatttttaaatggagctcatcTTTAACCTGTCGAGTCGAGACTTAAGAGATATggtgaaaaattaaaaaaaaatatttagtattATTAATCAATAGAAATTCAAAATGAGAAACCTGGTAgataaatttttgtttgttGAGAATGTAAAATGTTAAAGATTGAAATTACGCGTGTgaatatacatatatagggGTGGCAAAGCGGGCCGGCCCGCTCCAACCCGCCCCGCCTAAACCCGCCTCATATACGGGGCGGACCGGCCCGCCTCGCCAACTAAAATGGGTTCAAAATGCTAGCCCGCCCCGCTTTATGGCGGATTGGCGGGTTGGCGGGCTAGCCCGcttgactcttttttttttttgaaaaataaaatttattaaaattaatcaaaaaataataattaaaaaattaaatacaaataaaaaatagtcaaactataatataattttttacttttttttttaatttttaactttaataaaattgttcaaaataatatttgtcaataaaatcatctttattttaaaaaataagtcacataatttgagcatatatacgaaattgtaaaataaaataaataaagttaataactaaaagaagaataaaaacaaaaaatgaaaaaagtgtttaaaaattctataattattaattttataatagtaatcactcttttatttaattaaaaaaaaaagaaaaataaaaagttttcggCCCGGCGGACcggcccgccccgccccgccaaaaATCCTCCAATTTGGCGGTGCGAGTTTGGCGGGTTTTTTAAATTTGGCGGGCTCCAAATCCTAGCCCGACCCGTATTTTTTAGCGGGTTTAGCGGATCGGCCTGACGGGCTCGACCCGTTTTGCCACCCCTATACATATATAAgcactaattttataattaatttttagtttatatataatatttttgtcaaaaaattatttccttgcaaaattttcattttttattttatttattttggcaCAATTAATTAGTATTATTACAAGAATATTACTATTGGAGTGTTAGAAAAAGTTGAAACTTGAAAGAAACGAAGGAAGCTGAGAAGAACGAGAGGAAACTACAGTTGACACTAACACACCTCAACGAAGAACACAAAGCTCCgtcttttcttctctctctctctctctctctcttcaccTACCATTCAACCATGTCTGCTCCTTACTCTGTAATCTCTCTCCCTCTCAACTCAATTCGATTTCAATTCAGTTTAATTTCAGTTTTTTCCCCCTTGGTAGCAATTCAGATCTCATCGCTTGCATTTTGCATGAATTCCATTTGCTTCCATTGTTCTCTGTCTCGCTTCAAATTCTGATCACAATTACACACATCTAATTTCACCTACAATTCGATTCATTTTTCATCTTACAATCCGCGAGAAATCGTTTTTTTATGTTGGTGTTCTtgctgtgtgtgtgtgtatggGGAGAACGGGGATGGGGGtgttttaattttgatttcGTTCTATTAGCtgcatagtttttttttttcattttttgggAAGTTTTATTGCTTGCATTGTAAGTGATGTTCATCATGCTTCTGCTCCATGATGATATCAAAGCATGAAAGATTATACAATTTATCTTAGACTCAAGAACCTTGTCAATTTGTTctccaaaaggaaaaaaaaaacatagattaaatttataaattggATCAAGTGCTGTCGGCTCCTTGAAAGCAAAGTTCTAGGTTCTGATTAAAAAGAGAACAAAACCAACAACTATGAATGCTGTAAAATTTGAGATGTTCTTTTCTCTTGTAAGGGAGGTTCTGAATTCTGGTTCTGTAATGTGTGCTCTTTGTTAGGAGGCATGCCCTTCTGTGAAGAACATCCTTCTTCTGGATTCCGATGGGAAGCGTGTAGCGGTCAAATATTTCTCAGATGACTGGCCAACAAATGCTGCAAAGGAAGCTTTCGAGAGAGTTGTATTCACCAAGACTCAGAAGACCAATGCTCGCACTGAGGGTGAGTGATTGATTCCTTCACAAGAATCGCGGCATTTCTTTAATGTTCTGGGGTATCACAAATGATTTTGTCATATACCATGATCTAGGATCAATAACCTTTCATGGTTTTGTTAAAATCTTCCTGTGATTCGAAACGGATTTCTAATTGCTACTCTGTATGTGACATCATTTTGTAGATGTATTGAACTCACTTTTGTTTTCATTATTGGTTTTCCCATTTGACAGCTGAGATAGCAATGTTCGAGAATTACATTGTTGTTTACAAATTTGTTCAAGACCTTCACTTCTTTGTTACTGGAGGAGATGACGAAAACGAGCTTATCTTAGCCACAGTCCTTACAGCTTTTTTTGATTCCGTTGGCACTCTGCTCAGGTTGCTTTCTTATACTTAAATAGTAATCTATCATGTACATACACGCCTAACGGCAC
This window contains:
- the LOC130976169 gene encoding pentatricopeptide repeat-containing protein At4g33170-like; protein product: MAQHDDLSAPPRPLPPSPSPTKTDPRAIHGRAIKSVATDNATFNNLVTLYSKLESLASYSVRVFSQIRSPNIVSWTALVSAHSNTLLALRYFVSMLRHPTLPNNRTLASLFRTSAALSALPFALSLHSLSLKLALSSDPFAGSALLSFYFKCRMPHHGHKVFDEIPDRDSVCYSAMIVGLAQNSRSVDALLVLADMRHHGFASTEHSVSGGLRAAAELAALEQCRMIHGHAVVAGFDSNVVVGSALVDGYGKAGVVENARQVFEENLAWMNLVGWNAMMAGYAQQGDHKSTSELFDSMECQGLVPDEYSFLAMLTALYNAGMFLEADQWLTRMKVDYGLQPTLVHYTCLVGAMARAGHLEQAERVALTMPYEPDAAVWRALLSACAFHGEADKAWSMARRLLELEPLDDSAYVIVANVLSAAGRWDDVAELRKMLRDRRVKKQGGRSWIEIQGKVHVFAAGDWKHEKSAEIYRKLQEIMGEIEKLGYVPIWDELLHNVEEERRKEALWHHSEKLAVAFGVLCGSAPPGKPLRIVKNLRICKDCHEAFKYMTRILEREIIVRDVNRYHRFVDGNCTCRDIW
- the LOC130974560 gene encoding uncharacterized protein LOC130974560 yields the protein MMAEVGDHNSNTTTCAAVLNSMEETSFCCEQLPEGECIEAQKEEDSSLVELDCRNAFSEGRKEFVTPAVGMEFESYDDAYNYYICYAKEVGFRVRVKNSWFKRNSREKYGAVLCCSSQGFKRIKDVNHMRKETRTGCPAMIRMRLMDSQRWRILEVTLEHNHMLGSKIHKSVKKMGTGTKKKSLPSSNAEVHTVKLYRALVIDAGGNSSAISNAREDRTLSEFCNRLNLKRGDTQAIYNYLCRMQLTNPNFFYLMDFNDEGHLRNAFWADSRSRAACGYFGDVIYFDNTYLSSKYEIPLVAFVGINHHGQSVLLGCGLLAGETIESYVWLFRAWITSLSGCSPQTIITDKCKVLQSAIAEVFPQSLHRFGLPLIMKKVPEKLGGLRNYDMIRKELIKAIYETLKMNEFESAWAFMVQRFGVGDHEWLRSLYEDRNCWAPVYVKDTFFAGMSATRPGESFTPFFDRFVHKQTPLKEFLDKYELALHKKHKEEALADIESRSSTPLLKTRCSFELQLSRMYTRQMFLKFQFEVEEMYSCFGTTQLHVDGPVIIFLVKERVLCEGNRREIRDFEVLYSRTAGEVRCICSCFNFYGYLCRHALCVLNFNGVEEIPSRYILSRWKKDYKRLHIPDHNTGVPDDIDHSQWSNQLFRSALQVVEEGTVSVDQYNVALHAIEESLNKVHDVEYRVKRSNNKVCFFYVERERERERIMAQHDDLSAPPRPLPPSPSPTKTDPRAIHGRAIKSVATDNATFNNLVTLYSKLESLASYSVRVFSQIRSPNIVSWTALVSAHSNTLLALRYFVSMLRHPTLPNNRTLASLFRTSAALSALPFALSLHSLSLKLALSSDPFAGSALLSFYFKCRMPHHGHKVFDEIPDRDSVCYSAMIVGLAQNSRSVDALLVLADMRHHGFASTEHSVSGGLRAAAELAALEQCRMIHGHAVVAGFDSNVVVGSALVDGYGKAGVVENARQVFEENLAWMNLVGWNAMMAGYAQQGDHKSTSELFDSMECQGLVPDEYSFLAMLTALYNAGMFLEADQWLTRMKVDYGLQPTLVHYTCLVGAMARAGHLEQAERVALTMPYEPDAAVWRALLSACAFHGEADKAWSMARRLLELEPLDDSAYVIVANVLSAAGRWDDVAELRKMLRDRRVKKQGGRSWIEIQGKVHVFAAGDWKHEKSAEIYRKLQEIMGEIEKLGYVPIWDELLHNVEEERRKEALWHHSEKLAVAFGVLCGSAPPGKPLRIVKNLRICKDCHEAFKYMTRILEREIIVRDVNRYHRFVDVMDNSINQEATADNNASVNNNLSVNLPISNDAANTNLNPPKQIYNKFLQILMIDNHDIDDGSPNSDQLLEVADEQNILVNGCSQLFEIDGSEHENGRDETTVVDGYGQESQGKGYPPPVVGMEFDTYDDAYNYYNSYAKEIGFAIRVKSSWTRRNSKEKRGAVLCCNCEGFKTLKEANSHRKETRTGCLAMIRLRSVESNRWRVDEVKLEHNHSFDPERAQNSKSHKRTDGGSKRKLEPTLDVEVRTIKLYRMPVGDASGYGSPNSNEGGISTTLNFSRHLKLRKGDTELVSNYFCKCQLINPNFFYVMDLNDDGQLRNIFWIDSRSRAAYNYFGDVVAFDSTCLSNNYEIPLVSFVGVNHHGQSILLGCGLLADETFETYNWFFRAWLTCMSGRPPQTVLTNQCNKAMQSAIAEVFPRAHHRICLSQVMQSILGCLVQFQEYEAIQMALSRVIYETKTIDEFERAWDELTQHFGIRNHEKIQSLYGEREHWAPAYTKDTFFAGISDQEKGESVVPFFKGHVHQQTSLKEFFEIYELVMEQKRKTEAIDDLKSRDSSPSLRTRYYYELQLSKLYTNAMFRKVQEEIVLMSSCFGITESQTNGSTVTYMVKERQGEELVQDAGHVEVTYDKTGAEVRCSCCCFNFKGYLCRHALSILDYNGVEEIPCQYVLPRWRKDFKRLYVPHLSSDNVDITNPVQCFDHLYKRAMQVVEEGMISQAHYMVSWQAFKESLNKIRLVSDKIE
- the LOC130976170 gene encoding coatomer subunit zeta-2-like, with product MSAPYSEACPSVKNILLLDSDGKRVAVKYFSDDWPTNAAKEAFERVVFTKTQKTNARTEAEIAMFENYIVVYKFVQDLHFFVTGGDDENELILATVLTAFFDSVGTLLRGNVDKREALENLDLILLCIDEIVDGGIILETDPNVIAGKVASNSIDSAAPLSEQTLTQAFATAREHFTRSLLK